A stretch of Equus caballus isolate H_3958 breed thoroughbred chromosome 11, TB-T2T, whole genome shotgun sequence DNA encodes these proteins:
- the UTS2R gene encoding urotensin-2 receptor — MALSPEPASRFPELATAGSTVPELPGGPNASLNSSWASPTAPSSLEDLVATGAIGVVLSAMGLVGVAGNVYTLVVMFRFLHASAPMYIYVVNLALADLLYLLSIPFIVATYVTKEWHFGDVGCRILFSLDFLTMHASIFTLTVMSSERYAAVLRPLDTVQRSKGYRKVLALGTWLLALLLALPMMLAIRLVRRGHKSLCLPAWGQHAHRAYLTLLFGTSIVGPGVVIGLLYIRLARAYWLSQRASFTQTRRLPNPRVLYLILGIVLLFWACFLPFWLWQLLSQYRAAQLLTPRTARIVNYLTTCLTYGNSCVNPFLYTLLTKNYRDFRLRSLQARGACGPAGAGSFPQCRVRFQRGSGRSLSSTSQQATETVMLSQAAPRGVCA, encoded by the coding sequence ATGGCACTGAGCCCGGAGCCGGCGAGCAGATTCCCCGAGCTGGCTACAGCAGGCAGCACTGTGCCTGAGCTGCCTGGTGGCCCCAATGCATCCCTCAACAGTTCGTGGGCCAGCCCGACAGCGCCCAGCTCCCTAGAGGACCTGGTGGCCACAGGTGCCATCGGGGTGGTGCTCTCGGCCATGGGCTTGGTGGGCGTGGCAGGCAACGTGTACACGCTGGTGGTTATGTTCCGCTTCCTGCACGCCTCGGCCCCCATGTACATCTACGTGGTCAACCTGGCGCTGGCCGACCTGCTTTACCTGCTCAGCATCCCCTTCATCGTGGCTACTTACGTGACCAAGGAGTGGCACTTTGGCGACGTGGGCTGCCGCATCCTCTTCAGCCTGGACTTCCTGACCATGCACGCCAGCATCTTCACCCTGACCGTCATGAGCAGCGAGCGCTACGCCGCCGTGCTGAGGCCGCTGGACACGGTGCAGCGCTCCAAGGGCTACCGCAAGGTCCTAGCGCTGGGCACGTGGTTGCTGGCGCTGCTGCTGGCACTGCCCATGATGCTGGCCATCCGGCTTGTCCGCAGGGGCCACAAGAGCCTCTGCCTGCCGGCCTGGGGCCAGCATGCCCACCGCGCCTACCTGACGCTGCTCTTCGGGACCAGCATTGTGGGGCCCGGCGTGGTCATCGGGCTGCTCTACATCCGCCTGGCCCGGGCCTACTGGCTGTCTCAGCGGGCCTCCTTCACGCAGACGCGGCGGCTGCCCAACCCCAGGGTGCTCTACCTCATCCTGGGCATCGTGCTGCTCTTCTGGGCCTGCTTCCTGCCCTTCTGGCTGTGGCAGCTCCTGTCCCAGTACCGCGCAGCCCAGCTGCTCACGCCCCGCACCGCCCGCATCGTCAACTACCTGACCACCTGCCTCACCTATGGCAACAGCTGCGTCAACCCCTTCCTCTACACGCTGCTCACCAAGAACTACCGTGACTTCCGCCTGCGCTCGCTCCAGGCCAGGGGCGCCTGTGGGCCCGCGGGCGCCGGCAGCTTCCCGCAGTGCCGAGTCCGCTTCCAGCGCGGCTCAGGCCGCTCCTTGTCCTCTACCAGCCAGCAGGCCACCGAGACCGTCATGCTGTCCCAGGCAGCTCCCAGGGGCGTCTGTGCCTGA